GACGAGCTTCTCCCAGAAGCTCTCGGTCTCTTGACTGGCGACCGCGTTGGAGCCGTGTTCGGCACGCGCGCGGGTGACCTCCTCGTCGGTGAGTCCCGGGTAAATAAATTTCATGGTCGGATTCCAGCTGCGAACTTGGTGAGTCGGTCGCGGCCGGGGCGCTGGGTCATGACCCTCGAAGCCGCGGCCAAGTTGAACAGTGATGCGATGCAGTCTATCAAAGCCGCCGAGACGATGAACGGGTCCCCGGCAAGGTCCTCGCTTGGCCGCGGTAGCGCCTCGGGCGCAGTCGTTGCGGCTCGGTCGCCGGCTCAGCCTGCCTCGGCGAGCGGCGGCGGGAACCAGGTGCCCGCGATCTCCTCGTGCAGGCTGCCGATGTCGACCTGGAACTCGTCGACGAAGGCGTGCAGTTCGACCGGCGAGAGGCGCGCCAGGTCGGCACTCGCGAGGTTGCGCTTGAGCCGCCCGGCGACCCGCAGGCTCGCCTCGTTGCGGGGCAGGCTCTCCAGGCTGGTGCGTACCGCGTCGATGCAGTGCACGGCTGCCCGCGGGAACTCGGCGCTCTGGAAGAGGAAACGCAGCACGGGGCCGCGCTGCACGCGGACTTGCTCGCTGCGCCGGTACATCTGGTAGGCCGTCAGCGATTTCAAGACGCTGACCCACTGGATCGTGTCGTAGGGCCGCAGGTCCGGGGTCTCCTCGGGAAGCAGGCTCGCCGAGCGGACGTCGGCGATGCGCGTGGTCATGTCGGTCCGCTCCAGGTTGCGCCCGATACGCAGGAAGTTGTAACCCTGGTCGTGGAGCATGGTTCCGGCGAGCAGGCCGGTAATCGTCTGGGCCCCGAGGATCAGGCGCTTGAGGTAGCCGTGTCGACCACCCTTGGTCATGCCCCGTTGCAGGTCCTCGGCGGCGAACAGGTAGAGCTCGTTGATTTGCTCCCAGGCCTCGCGCGGTACGATGTCGCGGATCGTTCGGCAGTTCTCGCGCCCTGCGAGCAAGGCGCTCAGGATCGAGCCGGGGTGGCGTTCGTCGCCGAGCAGGAAGCGCACTACCTGGCGTTCGCCATAATCCTTGTAGTGCTGCTCGAAGAGGGCGTTGTTGCCGGTGATGTCGATCAGCGGTTGCCAGCCGGGGGCGATGCCCCTGGGCAGGTCCAGCAGCAGATTGGCGTTGACCGCGACGATGCGGGCGGTGTTCTCGGCCCGCTCGATATAGCGGCCCAGCCAGTAGATGTTTTCGGCGACTCGCGAGAGCATCGCGACGGTCCTCCAGGCGGTGATTCGACCGGCGGGCAGGTCAGGCCGGGACGATCCAGGTATCTTTGCTGCCGCCTCCCTGCGAGGAGTTGACGACCAGCGAGCCCTGGCGCAGCGCCACCCGCGTCAGCCCGCCCATCGTCACCCGCTGGCGGTCGGCCGACAGAATGAAGGGCCGCAGGTCGACATGGCGCGGCTCGATGCCGCCCTTGACGATGGTCGGCACGGTCGAGAGGCGCAGCGCCGGCTGGGCGATGTAGTTGCGCGGATCGCGCCGGATCAGTTCGGCGAAGCGGTCGCGTTCGGCCTGCGTCGAGGCCGGGCCGACGAGCATGCCGTAGCCGCCCGATTCGTTGGCCGGTTTGACGACCATGGTCTCCATGCGCTCGTGCACCAGGGCCAGGGCATCTGGCTCCATGCAGCGGTGGGTCGGTACATTGGGGATGATTGGGTCCTGGTCCAGGTAGTAGCGGATGATCTCCGGTACGAAGGCGTAGACGACCTTGTCGTCGGCGACGCCGGCCCCCGGGGCGTTGGCCAGACCGACATTGCCGGCCTTCCAGGCCCGCACCAGGCCGGGGACGCCGAGCATCGACTCGGGCCGGAAGGCCTCGGGGTCGAGGAACAGGTCGTCGACGCGCCGGTAGATGACGTCGACTCGCTCCGGGCCGTCGACGGTGCGCATGTAGACGCAGTCGTCGTCGGCGACGAAGAGGTCGCGCCCCTCGACCAGTTCGCAGCCCATCTGCTGGGCGAGATAGGCGTGCTCGAAATAGGCCGAGTTGTAGATCCCGGGCGTCAGTACGACGACTTGCGGATAGTCGGCCGGGCGTGGCGAGAGGGCCGCCAGCGTGTCGAAGAGTTCGGAGGGGTAGTCGTCGACCGGCAGCGGCGCATAGTGCTCGAAGAGTTCGGGGAACACCCGCTTGGTCACCAGGCGGTTCTCCAGCATGTAGGAGACCCCGGAGGGGACGCGCAGGTTGTCCTCGAGCACGTAGAGGGTGCCGTCGGCGTCGCGCACCAGGTCCGAGCCGCAGATGTGGGCCCAGATCCCGAGCGGCGGGTCGACGCCGATGCACTGCGGGCGGAAGTTGGCCGACTTGGCCAGGACCTCGCGCGGGAAGACCCGGTCGGCGATGATGCGCTGCTCGTGGTAGAGATCGTCGATGAAGAGGTTGAGCGCCTGCACGCGCTGCTTGAGGCCGGCCTCGACGCGGTCCCATTCGTCCTTGGCGATCACCCGCGGGATGATGTCGAAGGGCCAGGCGCGATCGATCGTGCCGCCTTCTTCGGAGTAGACGGTGAAGGTGATGCCCATCTCTTTGATCGCGACGTTCGCCGCCTCCTGCCGGGCGAGGAGCTCGTCCGGGCCCAGGGCCGCGAGATCGGCGAGCAGGTCGGCGACCGGTGCCCGTCCCTCGCCGGGGGCGGCTACCAACTCGTCGTAGAGCTCTGCGCAGGGATAACGTTTCCAGTCGATTTCCATACGGTGGTGGCCCAGGCGCGCTACGGGAACTGACCGGGCCGCCAGAGCGCTGGAGCGCCGCGGCGACCGTCCAAGGGATGGATTCTCAAACGGCGCGGGGCGGAGCGCAATACCTCATGGGGAAAGCCGCATGCCGGGCGCCGTCGGGTGGCGCGCAGGACACCAATCGCGGTGCGGTTTGGACTAAGATTAGCTCGCCCCTTCGGGGCGCTGACGAGGATCCTCCCTGATGACCTACTGTCTCGGCTTGGCGCTCGACGAGGGCCTGGTGCTCGCTTCCGATTCGCGCACCAATGCCGGCATCGACTACGTGACGACGTTCAGCAAGCTGCACGTCTTCACCCCGGCCCCGGACCGGCTTTTCGTGTTGCTCTCGGCCGGCAACCTGGCGACGACCCAGGAGGTGCTCAACCGCGTTCGGCGCGACCTGGAGCAACCCGCCGAACTCGGGAGCCTGCTCGGGGCACGCTACCTCTTCGAGGCCGCCGATTACATCGGCAGGGTCAGCCTGGCGGTGCAGCGCGCCCATGGCCCGGCGCTCCAGCAGAGCGGGGTCAGCGGCGAGACCACATTCCTCCTCGGCGGGCAGATCGCCGGGCAGCCGCATGGGCTGTACATGATCTATCCGCAGGGCAATTACTTCGCCGCCTCGCCGGAGACCCCCTACCTGCAGATCGGCGAGAACAAGTACGGCAAGCCGGCCCTCGACCGGATCGCCAGCCCGGCGCTGTCGCTCGCCGATGGGGCACGCCTGTGCATCGTCTCGCTCGATGCCACGGCGCGCTCCAACGTGACGGTCGGCCCGCCATTCGAGGTCGTCCTCTACCCGAAGGACACGATGGCCCTGTCTCAGCGCCTCAAGCTGGCCGCCGACGTGTCGCTGCTGGCGCAGATGTCGCAAAGCTGGAACGCCGGCATCCGCCGCGCCTTCGATCAGCTGCCGCGCTTCGACTGGGAGCTCGCCGAACCGGGTGCGTGAGGCGCGTCGGGACGACCGGCTCAGTCGTCCGCCGGCGTTCCCGCCATGCCGGGGTGCGCGCCGGGCCGCAGCCATTGGCCGCAGGTGCGGCAATAATAGCGCCGGCCGCGCAGCACGCGGTTGTGGCGGATGCTGGTGAGGGCGTGGGTGCGGCAGGCGCAGTGGTAGGCATGGCGGGCGAGTTGGCGGCCGGTGCCCCTTTTCACGGCAAAACGATGGCAGCGCTGTGCCGGGGCGCCGAAAAATGCCATCACCGCCTGCCACTCGCGGCCGTGGGGCCGGATGCGACGGCCGAAGACCCGGTAGGCGACCAGGTGAGCGACCTCGTGCGGGATGGTCTGGTTCAAGAACTCGGTCGGGTTGTCGTGCAGGAGTTGGCGGTTATAGCGGATCTGGGTGCCCGTGGGGGCGATGCGGGCCTGGCCGGCCGCCTGCCCACGCAGGTCGAAGCGGATCTCGGGCGTTGGCATGGTGCGGCGGTAGTGGCGTTCGGCCAGTTGCAGCAGCCGCCGGCTCTGCTCGATCGCCTCATGGCGCAGGGCGAAGTCAGCCTCGGACATCTCGCTCGCCGCGAGATGCGAGCCGGCGTCTGGGCGTCGCCGCCCAGGCGCCATCGGGTCGCGACGAAAACCCTCAATAGTTTCGCTGTGTTGCATAATGGCTCGCAAAGGGATAAGATTCTCCGGATTCGAATGTAACGGATTCGGTTATGTAGCCCGATCGCGTGGAAGGCCCCGGATGCGGGGCTTTTTTGACTTCGCATTGTGCATTCGAGGGCGCCGCCGCGTGTGCCCTTCGATGTCGAAGCAGATTGGGCCGCTGGCCCATTTTTTGTTTTTGCCTTTAGCGAAAAGGTTCGCAGGTCGATGCAGCAAGCCGATACCAGGTTGACCCGTCTCGCGAGAGAGGTCGTCGAGCCGATGGGCTACGAGCTCGTCGGTGTCGACTTCTTTCGGCGCGGTGGGCGGCGCGCGCTGCTGCGAGTCTACATCGATCAGGCGCGGGGCATCACGCTGGACGACTGCGCGGCCGTGAGCCATCAGCTCAGCGGGGCGCTGGACGTCGAAGACCCGATCGGCGAGGAATACGATCTGGAGGTTTCCTCCCCGGGGCTCGACCGCCCGCTCTTCACGCCCGAGCATTTTGCGCGCTTCCGCGGCCATCGGGCCAGGATTCGGCTGATGGCGAAACAGGATGGTCGGCGCAACTTCGAGGGCGTCATCGGCGCGTTGCACGATGACTCGGTGAGCCTGGAGGTGGACGACAAGGTCGTCGAGCTGCCCTTCGCCGCGGTGGAATCGGCCCGGCTGGTCCCCGAATTTTGAGACGGAAGACCTGAATGAGCAAAGAGATCCTCCAGGTAGTCGAGGTCGTATCGAACGAGAAGGATGTGCCCGAAGACGTCATCTTCGACGCCATCGAGGTGGCGCTCGCCTCGGCGACGCGCAAGAAGCATGGCGGCGATATCGATGTGCGCGTCACGATCGACCGCAAGAGTGGCGATTACGAGACCTTTCGTCGCTGGGAGGTGGTCGACGATCCGCCCCCCGGCGAGGGCCTCGAGGCCCCCGAACGCCAGATCACCCTGTCGGCGGCGCGAGCGCTCGATCCCTCGCTTGGGGTTGGCGGCTTCGTCGAGGACGACATGGAGTCGGTCCTGTTCGGGCGGATCGCCGCCCAGACGGCCAAGCAGGTCATCGTCCAGAAGGTACGCGAGGCCGAACGGGCCAAGGTCGTCGATGCCTTTCTCGATCGCCAGGGTGAACTCGTCACCGGCATCGTCAAGAAGGCCGATCGCGGGACCATCCTGGTCGATCTCGGCGGCAATGCCGAGGCCCTCGTGCCGCGCGATCACGTGATCCCGCGCGAGTCGGTGCGCTCGGGCGACCGGCTGCGTGGCTACCTCTTCGACGTGCGGGCCGAGCCCAAGGGGCCGCAACTCTTCGTCAGCCGCACCGCGCCGGAACTGCTGATCGAGTTGTTCAAGCTTGAGGTCCCCGAGGTCGGCGAGGGGTTGATCGAGATCATCGCCGCGGCGCGGGACCCGGGCGTGCGCGCCAAGATCGCCGTGCGCACCGCCGATCCGCGTATCGATCCGGTCGGGGCCTGCGTCGGGATGCGCGGCTCGCGCGTCCAGGCCGTCTCCAACGAGCTCAACGGCGAGCGCGTCGACATCATCCTGTGGGACGAAAACCCAGCCCAGTTCGTCATCAACGCGATGTCGCCTGCGGACGTGGTCTCTATCGTCATCGACGAAGAGGCGCGCAGCATGGACGTGGCCGTCAAGGAAGAGAACCTGTCGCAGGCGATCGGCCGCGGGGGGCAGAATGTGCGCCTCGCCAGCCAGCTGACGGGCTGGGATCTCAACGTCATGAACGAGGAAGACGCGGCGGCCAAGAGCGAGCAGGAGGCCCAGCGTCTGGTCGAGACCTTCATGGCGCAGCTCCAGGTAGAAGAGGGCGTGGCCGCGGTCCTGGTGGACGAGGGCTTCACGAGCGTCGACGAGGTGGCCTATGTGCCGCTCGCCGAACTCCAGGCGATCGACGAGCTGGATGAAGCCACGATCACGCAGCTGCGCGAGCGGGCCAAGGACCAGCTGCTGACCCGAGCGATCGCCAGCGAGGAAACGCTCGGGGGTGACCCGGAGGAGGACCTGCTGGCGATGGAGGGGATGGATGAGGCGCTTGCCTACGCCCTCGCCGAGCGCGGAGTTCGAACCGTCGAAGACCTCGCCGAGCAGTCGGTCGATGAACTCATGGTGATCGACGGGATGGACGAGGAACGGGCGGCTCAGTTGATCATGAAGGCGCGTGAGCCTTGGTTTGCCGGCGTGGATTCTGAAGAAGGTCGGCTGGAGGATGGCGAATGAGCAGTGAAGTAACGGTTAAACAACTCGCCAGCACGGTCGGAATCCCGGTCGAGCGCCTTCTGGCGCAGCTTCAGGATGCAGGCATCTCGGCGAGTGCCGAGGATGCGACCCTGACCGAGCAGGAGAAGCTCCAGCTCCTGACCTATCTACGTCGCTCGCATGGGCGCCGCGAGCAGGAGGATGCCGCCGCCCCGGAGCGGGTCACGATCAAGCGTAAGTCGGTGAGCGAGCTGCGCCAGCCGGTCGCCGCCTCGCGTCCCGGTGCTGGTGGTGCGCGCCCGACCCCTGCGGCGGGTCGCTCCAAGACGGTCAGCGTCGAGGTGCGCCGCAAGCGCACCTACGTCAAGCGCGGCGAGGCGGGCGCCCCCGAGGGGACGCCGGCGCGGCAGGGCGAGCGGCCAGCGGCGCCGGCTGCCGGCAAGCGTCGCGCCCCGGGTGGCACCCAGGGTGGCGGGGCGCGTCAGGGCGCGAACCGCGTCAGCGACGAGGGGCGACGCCGTTCCGAGCTGGAGGCGCGCCGCGCCGAGGTGGAGGCCCGGCGGTTTGCCGAGCAAGAGGAACAGGAGCGGCAAGCCCGTGAAGAGGAGGCGCGCCGGCGCGTGGCCGAAGAGGAGCGCCGCCGTTCCGAGGCCGAGGCCGAGGAAGAGCGGCGGCGTCAGGCTGAGGCCGAGGTGGCGACTAAGGCCGAGGCCAGTGATGAGGCCGGGCAGCCTCATTCGGGGCGTGAGCCCGCGAAGCCGGCGAAGGCGGGCAGACGCGTCGGCGAGGCGCCAGAGCGGGAGCGTGGCGCGAAGAAGGCCGTCGATCTGGGTGAGAAGGAGCGTTCGGTCAAGAAGGCTGCGCGTAAGGACTCCATCCGTGCCCGCGAACTGGAGCGCCCAGAGGTCGAATACGTCGAGGACGACGGCAAGGAGGCCGCAACGGGCAGTCGGCCGATGCGGCGCAAGCGCAAGACTGCGAAGCCGCAGCTGCAAGACAAGCATGGTTTCCAGCGCCCGACGGCACCGGTCGTGCGCGAGGTCGAGATCCCCGAGGCCATCTCGGTTGGCGAGCTGGCGGCGCGGATGTCCGTCAAGGCCGGCCAGGTGATCAAGGAACTTTTCAAGCAGGGGGTCATGGTCACGATCAATCAGACGATCGACCGGGACACCGCCTCCCTCCTTGTCGAGGAGATGGGCCACAAGCCGGTCCTCGCCGAGCGCAAGGACGTCGAGGACGAGCTGATCGCCGAGCTGGCACGCCAAGTCGAGGAGGTCGAGGAGCAGCCGCGTCCGCCGGTGGTGACCATCATGGGCCACGTCGATCACGGTAAGACCTCGCTGCTCGACCACATTCGCCGCACCCGCGTCGCCTCCGGCGAGGCCGGTGGTATCACGCAGCACATCGGTGCCTATCGCGTCGACACCGATCGGGGGACCATCTCCTTCCTCGATACGCCCGGCCACGCCGCCTTCTCGGCGATGCGTGCCCGCGGCGCCGAGGTGACTGATATCGTCATCCTGGTCGTCGCCGCCGATGACGGCGTCATGCCGCAGACGATCGAGGCGATCCAGCACGCGCGTGCCTCGAAGGTGCCGATCGTCGTCGCGATCAACAAGATGGACAAACCCGAGGCCAATCCGGATCGGGTGATGCAGGAGCTGACCCAGCACGAGGTCGTGGCCGAGGAGTGGGGCGGCGACACCATGATGATCAAGGTCTCGGCCAAGTCGGGCGAGGGCATCGACGACCTGCTCGACGCCGTGTTGCTCCAGGCCGAGGTCTTGGAACTGAAGGCGGCCGTCGACGGGCCCGCGCGTGGCGCCATCGTCGAATCGAGCCTCGAAAAGGGGCGCGGGCCGGTGGCGACCGTCCTGGTCCAATCCGGAACCCTTCGCCGCGGCGACATGATCGTCAGCGGCACCGAGTACGGCCGGGTTCGAGCGATGTTCGACGAGACCGGTCAGGCCGTCGAAGAGGCCGGCCCGTCGATGCCGGTGCAGGTGCTCGGGCTGTCCGGCGCGCCCAACGCCGGCGACGACGTCCTGGCGGTGACCGACGAGTGGCGCGCCCGCGAGGTGGCCGAGCTGCGCGCCGAGCGCGAGCGCCAGGCCAAGTTCGAAGACCAGCGCGCCGTGAGCCTGGACCAGCTCTTCTCGCAGCTCGCCGAGGGCGAGCTGAAGAGTGTCAATATCATCCTCAAGGCCGATGTCCAGGGTAGCGTCGAGGCCATCAAGGAAAGCCTGCTGAAGCTGACCAACGACGAGGTCAAGGTCACGGTCGTGGCCAACGGTGTTGGCGGCATCACCGAATCCGACGCCAACCTGGCGGTGACCTCGAACGCGATCCTGATCGGCTTCAACGTGCGTGCCGACGCTGCTGCGCGGCGGGTCGTCGACGATAAGGGCCTGGATCTGCGCTACTACAGCATCATCTACGAGCTGATCGACGAGGTGAAGCAGGCCATCGCCGGCATGCTGAGCCCGGTCGTGACCGAGGAGATCGTTGGCCTGGCCTCGGTGCGCGACGTGTTCCGCTCGTCGAAGTTCGGCGCCGTCGCCGGCTGTATGGTCACCGAGGGCGCCATCAGGCGCAATTTGCCGATTCGGGTGCTGCGTGACAATGTCGTGGTCTTCGAGGGGGCGCTCGAATCGTTGCGCCGCTTCAAGGACGATGTCAACGAGGTCAAGGCGGGCACCGAGTGCGGTATCGGCGTGAAGAACTACAATGATGTCCAAGTCGGCGACCAGATCGAGGTCTTCGAGCGTACCGAGCGGGCACGAGTCCTCTAGATGAAGGAATTCGATCGCACAGCCCGGGTCGGTACCGAGATGCAGCGCGAGTTGGCGCAACTCCTGCGCACCGAGGTGCGTGACCCACGCCTCGGGGCCATCACCTTGCAGGAGGTGCGGGTCAGTCGCGACCTCGCCCATGCCAAGGTCTTCTTCACCTGTTTCCCGCTCGATGACGGTGGCGGTGAGCAGGAGCGGGTGCTGAACGGCCGCCTGGCCGGTTTCCTGCGGCGCGAGCTGGCCCATCGGCTGCGGCTGCGCACCGTGCCGGAGTTGCACTTCGTGCATGACGAATCGATCCGCCGTGGTGAGGCCCTCTCGAGCCTCATCGACGAGGCGGTGGCGGCGGAACGCGCCGATCCGGCGCAATAGACAGCGCGGACCGGATTTATGGGACGTAGACGCAGGTCCGGTCGGGACGTCAGCGGCATCCTGCTGTTGGACAAGCCGGCGGGGCTGACCTCCAACGCCGCCCTGCAGCGGGTCAAGTACCTCTACCGCGCCGCCAAGGCCGGCCATACCGGGAGCCTCGATCCGTTGGCGACCGGGCTGCTGCCGCTTTG
This portion of the Thioflavicoccus mobilis 8321 genome encodes:
- a CDS encoding alpha-E domain-containing protein is translated as MLSRVAENIYWLGRYIERAENTARIVAVNANLLLDLPRGIAPGWQPLIDITGNNALFEQHYKDYGERQVVRFLLGDERHPGSILSALLAGRENCRTIRDIVPREAWEQINELYLFAAEDLQRGMTKGGRHGYLKRLILGAQTITGLLAGTMLHDQGYNFLRIGRNLERTDMTTRIADVRSASLLPEETPDLRPYDTIQWVSVLKSLTAYQMYRRSEQVRVQRGPVLRFLFQSAEFPRAAVHCIDAVRTSLESLPRNEASLRVAGRLKRNLASADLARLSPVELHAFVDEFQVDIGSLHEEIAGTWFPPPLAEAG
- the rimP gene encoding ribosome maturation factor RimP, which gives rise to MQQADTRLTRLAREVVEPMGYELVGVDFFRRGGRRALLRVYIDQARGITLDDCAAVSHQLSGALDVEDPIGEEYDLEVSSPGLDRPLFTPEHFARFRGHRARIRLMAKQDGRRNFEGVIGALHDDSVSLEVDDKVVELPFAAVESARLVPEF
- a CDS encoding proteasome-type protease; its protein translation is MTYCLGLALDEGLVLASDSRTNAGIDYVTTFSKLHVFTPAPDRLFVLLSAGNLATTQEVLNRVRRDLEQPAELGSLLGARYLFEAADYIGRVSLAVQRAHGPALQQSGVSGETTFLLGGQIAGQPHGLYMIYPQGNYFAASPETPYLQIGENKYGKPALDRIASPALSLADGARLCIVSLDATARSNVTVGPPFEVVLYPKDTMALSQRLKLAADVSLLAQMSQSWNAGIRRAFDQLPRFDWELAEPGA
- the infB gene encoding translation initiation factor IF-2 translates to MSSEVTVKQLASTVGIPVERLLAQLQDAGISASAEDATLTEQEKLQLLTYLRRSHGRREQEDAAAPERVTIKRKSVSELRQPVAASRPGAGGARPTPAAGRSKTVSVEVRRKRTYVKRGEAGAPEGTPARQGERPAAPAAGKRRAPGGTQGGGARQGANRVSDEGRRRSELEARRAEVEARRFAEQEEQERQAREEEARRRVAEEERRRSEAEAEEERRRQAEAEVATKAEASDEAGQPHSGREPAKPAKAGRRVGEAPERERGAKKAVDLGEKERSVKKAARKDSIRARELERPEVEYVEDDGKEAATGSRPMRRKRKTAKPQLQDKHGFQRPTAPVVREVEIPEAISVGELAARMSVKAGQVIKELFKQGVMVTINQTIDRDTASLLVEEMGHKPVLAERKDVEDELIAELARQVEEVEEQPRPPVVTIMGHVDHGKTSLLDHIRRTRVASGEAGGITQHIGAYRVDTDRGTISFLDTPGHAAFSAMRARGAEVTDIVILVVAADDGVMPQTIEAIQHARASKVPIVVAINKMDKPEANPDRVMQELTQHEVVAEEWGGDTMMIKVSAKSGEGIDDLLDAVLLQAEVLELKAAVDGPARGAIVESSLEKGRGPVATVLVQSGTLRRGDMIVSGTEYGRVRAMFDETGQAVEEAGPSMPVQVLGLSGAPNAGDDVLAVTDEWRAREVAELRAERERQAKFEDQRAVSLDQLFSQLAEGELKSVNIILKADVQGSVEAIKESLLKLTNDEVKVTVVANGVGGITESDANLAVTSNAILIGFNVRADAAARRVVDDKGLDLRYYSIIYELIDEVKQAIAGMLSPVVTEEIVGLASVRDVFRSSKFGAVAGCMVTEGAIRRNLPIRVLRDNVVVFEGALESLRRFKDDVNEVKAGTECGIGVKNYNDVQVGDQIEVFERTERARVL
- a CDS encoding circularly permuted type 2 ATP-grasp protein; this encodes MEIDWKRYPCAELYDELVAAPGEGRAPVADLLADLAALGPDELLARQEAANVAIKEMGITFTVYSEEGGTIDRAWPFDIIPRVIAKDEWDRVEAGLKQRVQALNLFIDDLYHEQRIIADRVFPREVLAKSANFRPQCIGVDPPLGIWAHICGSDLVRDADGTLYVLEDNLRVPSGVSYMLENRLVTKRVFPELFEHYAPLPVDDYPSELFDTLAALSPRPADYPQVVVLTPGIYNSAYFEHAYLAQQMGCELVEGRDLFVADDDCVYMRTVDGPERVDVIYRRVDDLFLDPEAFRPESMLGVPGLVRAWKAGNVGLANAPGAGVADDKVVYAFVPEIIRYYLDQDPIIPNVPTHRCMEPDALALVHERMETMVVKPANESGGYGMLVGPASTQAERDRFAELIRRDPRNYIAQPALRLSTVPTIVKGGIEPRHVDLRPFILSADRQRVTMGGLTRVALRQGSLVVNSSQGGGSKDTWIVPA
- the rbfA gene encoding 30S ribosome-binding factor RbfA, with the translated sequence MKEFDRTARVGTEMQRELAQLLRTEVRDPRLGAITLQEVRVSRDLAHAKVFFTCFPLDDGGGEQERVLNGRLAGFLRRELAHRLRLRTVPELHFVHDESIRRGEALSSLIDEAVAAERADPAQ
- the nusA gene encoding transcription termination factor NusA, which produces MSKEILQVVEVVSNEKDVPEDVIFDAIEVALASATRKKHGGDIDVRVTIDRKSGDYETFRRWEVVDDPPPGEGLEAPERQITLSAARALDPSLGVGGFVEDDMESVLFGRIAAQTAKQVIVQKVREAERAKVVDAFLDRQGELVTGIVKKADRGTILVDLGGNAEALVPRDHVIPRESVRSGDRLRGYLFDVRAEPKGPQLFVSRTAPELLIELFKLEVPEVGEGLIEIIAAARDPGVRAKIAVRTADPRIDPVGACVGMRGSRVQAVSNELNGERVDIILWDENPAQFVINAMSPADVVSIVIDEEARSMDVAVKEENLSQAIGRGGQNVRLASQLTGWDLNVMNEEDAAAKSEQEAQRLVETFMAQLQVEEGVAAVLVDEGFTSVDEVAYVPLAELQAIDELDEATITQLRERAKDQLLTRAIASEETLGGDPEEDLLAMEGMDEALAYALAERGVRTVEDLAEQSVDELMVIDGMDEERAAQLIMKAREPWFAGVDSEEGRLEDGE
- a CDS encoding SprT-like domain-containing protein — its product is MSEADFALRHEAIEQSRRLLQLAERHYRRTMPTPEIRFDLRGQAAGQARIAPTGTQIRYNRQLLHDNPTEFLNQTIPHEVAHLVAYRVFGRRIRPHGREWQAVMAFFGAPAQRCHRFAVKRGTGRQLARHAYHCACRTHALTSIRHNRVLRGRRYYCRTCGQWLRPGAHPGMAGTPADD